From the genome of Drosophila gunungcola strain Sukarami chromosome 3L unlocalized genomic scaffold, Dgunungcola_SK_2 000005F, whole genome shotgun sequence:
GTTAAATCGCAATCATACAACTTCTTAGATACATAGAAATACACTAAACcatgaatattttaaacatatttatccCATTTGTTATCACTAAATCGTAAAAATTAACTACATAATCACTTCAATCAATTTCTTTCTTTGAGTCTGCGAATTGTAATGTGTTTCGAAATGGACGATTATGGCAAATTGCGTTTGTTTTCGCTTTCGTTCGGTTCAGGGGCAGACTTCGTGCGTGTTCGAGTTCCATCTGCTGGCTGTGAGGCGATCATCTGGAGGAGATCACTCCCGGTCCAAGTCACGTCCGGTCAGGTTCAAGTTCAATGTGCATGGAGCATGGAGCCGCGGGCACAGGAAGCACTCGATTGCAGTTGTTATGCAAACCAGTTAGACGCAATCCCCTCTCAATagctgtttgtttttttggggtttaTTTAATCGCCTATCTTGGCCAGATATCTGGCAATATATATGTGGCGTATCCAGGAGGCATCCGCATTGCGCAAGTGAAGGTATTATCGCGGCGGGAGGTTCTTTGCATAATCCACCAGCCATCCAGCGAATCCAGCGCTCGTTCCAAGGCACTGGGCACACACACgaattaaatcaaatgaaatcaaataaaatacaacaaaaaaaatacaacaaaaatacaaaataaaagagaggaggtgcaaaatatttctggtaAAATCTCTGCCTTGGTGGGTGCATCGGCAGCGACGCCGCTTTGTCATTCGACTGGTTCCAGCTGCGCCTCTTCGAGCCACAAAACCAGACCACTTTCTTGCTGCTCAGCTCAGTTGCCGAAAGAAAGTCCGACGAGTCGTGACCGACCGGGAGTCGTCGCTAGAAAAATCTCATTTTCAATCTCAATCTCAGTCACCatctcaaactcaaactcagtTCAAAAACTCCAGCTCCAACTCCAATTTGATTTTTGGATTCGGAATCGCTGGACCGCCGCCAATGAAAGTTGTGTGCTGTTGATGCTCGCGTCGAATtcggaatttgtttttgaaaaaacgcGACTACTGACTACTGCGTGGAGTTTAATTCGCGTTTTGTCTACCGCTCAAAATGTGcaatttgttttggctttCGGCCTGTTTTGTAAGCGATTAAATAATATGTGAATTAATTGTGCTGCCATCTCATGTGTGCTGTCGCAGGAGGGCTCTTAAAAAGTGTAATAAcaaaactttgtttaaaaaaaaggattctAAGAAGCAGTTAAGCTTTTGTGTACAAGAGAATTACAAAAATTCGATTGAAATATTGTAATAAAAGCTAGTtagataaatataattttccaaTATAAAGACTTCTCCtgatttttgctttatttaccatcttaatataaaatgtatctaGTCATTACACTTTGATataatgtaatatattttaattgttaatgtcatcaatttcaattaaatttgccaaatataaaatcgaaaaaagcACATTTTGTGCAATCATAAAGAAAATTCTAAAGTAAAATACGAAGTGAAGTCTAACTGAtagataataaaaatttttaatagtttagtAAAATATGGGTAATGACTTAATATTGATATTGAGATTTATAGAAAATGCCGTTTATAATTTATGGCTAGAATAAgaattttatgttatttaaatattgagtTACTAATTAATTGTCACTGTGCTTTAAATTAGTAATTGTCAAAGGCTATAACAAGTATATAGGAATGTTAGGTTAAACATATATTGATATTCATTTCCAATAGGCATAGGTTTAAACATTGTTGAGAGAGCAAGCCAAACAAGTCATGGCCAAATATCAAAAAACAAGCAGCTGCAAATGGATTCGCGCTCACACCTGAACCTGGCGACGATCAGGTTCAATGCTTGGCTCCTTCGGGTGCCCAGTTGCACCACCTCCCCACCCAATCCCTGCTCCTCCCCGATTGGCTGGATTGCGTGAGACCAGCCAGCCGGCAAAGTCGCCTCCAAAGTCGATGCAACAATTACGCCAGGCTCCTGGCGAGCAAGACTCGTGACTCGTGACTCGATTGCCACTGGTTGCCATCACCCGGCAACTATGTTACGTGTGAAGAGCTAGGGAAACTGCTGGCCGCCAGAGAGGCACTGAGGCGGAAGCCACCAGTGAGCCTAAGTTGGAAAGTCAAAGGTTGGCTCCACCAAAAGACACAAGCACACAGAGATGACAGCATTTAAGTTTGGGTGGGAGAAAGTTTATGTGTCtgatgacattttttttttttttttgcggaagATTAACCCACTCACCCTTCGCCTCTTATATTTCTGCCCCTTTCCCCCTTTTAGCTGGCTGTCTGGCTGCCCTTCGCCCTGAGCGAATCATCGAATGCACAGCAAGTGTTGAGCGGGAGCCCAAGACGGAGCCCAAGACGGAACTGGTGCCCACGGCGGAGAAACTGATCCGGTATCGGCGACAACCGCCCTTCGCCGTGGTCAAGCGCTCCAAGTTGCGGCGACGGACCAAGGGTCATCCGAAGCTCAAGTACGGACCACCTCCGCCACCACACATTCGCTACTCGAAGCCCTCGTTTGAAGCGCAACATATCGAGGAGCCCAGCTTCTCGATCGATGACTTCCAGCATCTGAAGTTCGATGGAGCGGATTTCAAGATACCCACTTCGAGCTACGAAGCGCAGTCCATGGATCTGGATTTCTATAACCACGACACGGAACCCGATCTCTATGGGGCGCACAAGTTTCCCAGCCTGGACTTTGGCTTGGTGACCACCCATGAACACGTTCCCCACCAGAAGTACGGATTGCCTCCGCTGCAGCAGAGCTTCCAGCCGGATCACTCCTTTGCTCGCACTATGAGCCACCGCCACCTCCTGCTCCGCCGGCCCATCCGCCGGCCCAGCCACTCGCTACGGAGTGCCCACTGCTCCGGCACCCGTTCCCAGCTATCCGCATCAGGATCTGCCAGCTCCCGATTCGTATTCCATTTATGAGCAGAAGATCCCCAATGTGGGCTACCATCAGAACTTTGCCGAGCCACCGAAACCGAAGGCAACACATGGTTCCAATCATAATGCCAACTTTGAGATTGCCTATTCACCGCCCGCTTTTGAGATCAGCACATCCTATCAGCAAAATCACCAGCAGAGCTATGTGCCACCTCATCCATCGCCATCTCATGATGGATTCGCTGAGCCACCGTCTAATAACTATGTGAAGCCTGCCCAGCATCCTTCATCCAATAGCTATGCGCCACCTCAGCATCCCTCTTCCAATTATGAACAGCCTGCTCAGCATCCTTCTTCTAGTTATGACCATTCACCTCCACATCCCTCCTTCCAGTTATGATCATTCACCTCCACAACATCCCTCTTCCAGTTATGATCATCCAGAGCAACATCCCTCCTCCAGTTATGATCATTCACCTCCACAACATCCCTCCTCCAGCTATGAGCAACCACCTCAGGATCACTCCAACAACTATAAACATCAGGCTCCTTCATCAACCTACGACCAACCACCTCAGCATCCTCCCACAAACTACATATCCTCCGATTCCCATACCATTCAGAGCTATCCACAGGATGAGTATGCACCACCCTCGCAGGAGTTGCCGTTGAATCCACACCACAAGTTCCCTAGTTTTGACTTTCCCAAATCCAGCTACGAAGTGCCCATCTACGATCCTGTGCCCTTCGAAGCCTCCACTCGGGATGAGCAGGAGTCGTATCCACCCATTCTGGCCTCCTCACCCGATCACAATGAAATTGCTTCAGATGCCCATGCGGCTGGCAGTTCCAAGCGGCGAAAGAGGAAGCGTAAGCCCAGTGCGGGAATTGTGCCCGCAAAGCATACTCTCGATGTTCCTGAGCTCCAGCAGGCCTACGATGCGGATGGCCATTCAGGGCATTCAGGGGAATCGAATGAGAACGCGGATACGGATACGAATAGCTCACACTTTGTGGAGCGCAAGCAGACCTTCTTTAATTTTGTGACACCCACAACAACGACGACGACATCGACTACGGCGGCACCTTGGAGTCCCATGAGGGGCAGGAGCAGCACAACCCGCACGGCGTTCTTACCCACCTTAGTGACCAGTACTCCGGAAACACCCACTACCGGAAGGAGTAGAAATCGCGGAGCCTCGCGATATCGCACCAATCCACAACCCGTGAATCCTGATCCCATCACCACAGAGGTAAGGATTGATCAATCCCACTCACAGAGCTACTACGATGGCACCATTGCACCACCCACCCGGCAGCAGTTCTCACCCACAACCGGAGTACGTGGCTCGCGACCCACTCGTCCGGGTTATGTGAGGACCAATCATGGACCAGTGTCGCCACTGGCCCTGCAGCCAGCAGATCCCGGCAGAGGTGCACCCACCTCCAAGAGAACCACTAAGGGCGTCTTCGATACGACGCTGTTCAAGAGCCCCTTGAGCGATCGCGAAATGGAGCGGAATCTCCATGGGCTGCGTCAGAACTTGCCAAAAAACCACAAACTATACTGAGTTCTCAACTGAATTAGCTTAAAGACTTGGTTAACTATACTTAGACTTTAGCATTAGGTTATTAAGTTGTATTGCAAACTAGGCTAAGATGTtgaataaattgaaataactATTATACGTTTCTCATTGATATCTTATTACTCACCATGCGTTCAATGAAGTTCCTCCACTTTTTGCTGGTGCTGTACATTTGGAAGTCATTGAAGAAGACAGGACCAGAGGAAGTTGAAGGCAGATCTGGTAGAGTGGAGTCCAAATTGAAGGCAAAGCGACATTTCTCCAGCAGGGCTTTCATCACAGGCATCAAAAAGGAATACTCCTCCGGATTGCCAACTGCAAAGATAATAGTAACACTTTGTTAGGTATGATCAAGGTCACAATGTGGTTTTAAAACCCACCTTCAATGGCATTGTCCAAAGCCCTATTGATGCTGTACAAAAGGTAAGAAAGCTCCGCTGGATCCTCAGTAGAACGACTTTGGAGGATAGCATGCAGTTTGGCCGTGGCCATGGCCACGATACCAGGATTCGGGTGATGTGAGCACTTGAGCAGCAGGCCCAGGCACAATCGAATCATGTCCGACCAGTCGTCAGAGGATCCCTGCTGAAAGATCATCAGGGCGTCCAGCAGGGCCAGCACACCGTCCAGCAGTTTGGTGGAACACTTCTTGGACTCGTCCTCGTTGGAGCCCAAGACCACCAGTTCGTAAACCATGCGCAGGATGTGCGAGGCATTCTCCTGGTTGACCAGCGTCTGACTGCCGTGCTCCGAAAGGTCGAAGAGTGAGGCCTGCACGGCCATCTCAAGAATCCGGAGGCGCAGTGAGAGATGCGAAGTGATCAGCTCGTTGTTCAAAGCCAACAAGTTAATGCAACCTAAAACTTGGCCACGCTCCTGCCAGCACTGCGGATGATCGTTGGGAATACCGCGCCAGAAAATATTGAAGAGTGTGTTTGAGACTAGATAGACCAACTGCTCCTCGGTGTCCACATCGCCATAGGCCACAAAGTCAAAAGCAGAGGTGCTCTAAGGGGGAAATTATCAATGatttacatattttcttataaataataagttatttttactTCCAAGGAGTCGCTTTTCTTGGGCGGTCCATGGGGGGATTGTGTGGAACTGTCGGAGCTTAGGGATTCCTCACGCTGTATGGAAGGCGTCTGGGCGCCATCGGCGGTGTCCGTGGAGCTGCCCAAAGTTAACGACTCAAAAGTGTCCTGCAGATCGTGGGTGGTCTGCCGAATGACCGAGAACAAGCTGCTGGCATTTTCAACCACAGCTCCGGAGACAGATTCAGCCAGTTCTAAAATTTACATACAttcttaattaataaatactgATAGACCAATAAAGTTACCTTTAATTTCGCTCTCAATAACAGTGGCTGCCTCGGAAACACTAGCTTGGATTTCGTTGAGTATCAAGCCACTGTCGCTCAACTcctcctgttgctgctgctgaagttGTGCCAAGCCAATCTCCTGCTCCGAGAACGTAATAAGATCTGCTTGGGCCAGAAAACTTGAGTTATCCTCCAAAAGCACATCCAAGTTAATGCCAAAGCTGCGTCGCTTCTCCTCGTCTGGTGGCGAACTGGTGATGGGTTTGCGAATGAGCAAACGGGCAATGGACTCCTGCCAACCCGTTTGCTTGGCCATCGCTACCGTGGACTGCTGCTTGACGAAGGTGGTCTGCAGCAGTCGCTTGGCTATCTCCAGTTTCACGGGCAAATCAGAGCTGCTCACATGGTAGACGAGGAAGATGAGACCTGCGTAGTCCGGCTGCAGGCCCAGCATTTCATCTACCAAATGGAAGAGGATCGTAGAGCTAAGCGACATGGGGGTGATGAAGGAGAAGAAGCCAGGGAACATGCTCTGCTCGGTGGCCTGGTCGTACAGTCGGAGCACTTGCTTGTACTTCTGATGCACCCGCGAGGTGGCCAATAGTCCACTGATAAACTGGTGGTAGAAATAGAAAATGTAAGCAACTTAATTACATTAATAGAGTAAACAATCTCACCCTTATGGCCGCCTCTTGGATCTCATTGTTGTAGCTCTTGTCCACAAAGAAATTGTAGATGAGATTGGCGGACTGGGGTTCATGCAGGAGAAGAACCATCTGATCCTTGCAATTCTTGCCACGCACATAGAAGGTCATCATCTCGAGGAACTCCACGAGAACCACATCCTGTCGCACTGAAGCCAGAAAGGCCACCATTGAATTGACCTCCTTGATGTTTACCTCCTTTTGCAGATAGAACCGAATGATGCCGAAAAGCGTGGCCCGAATGGTCTTGGCATCGTCATCGCTGATGCTGTCCGGCGTGGAGTAGTACTGACGCACCACGTCCAGGACAAACTGTACGCCATACCGCTTGCGGAAGAACTTCCTGTCATTCTTGATCATGGCACTCAGGTACTGGGCATGTCCCAGTGTGATTTGGAACTGCAGTCGCGACCATATAGCAAAGTCGAACACAATGTGAGCGTACAATGCGTACAATGCGTCCAGGAGCTGTCCGCCCGCCTCCGCTTTGTGTCCTTGCAGCGACTCCATCAGCAGATGGGTGGCCATCAGGGCGTTCACATCGAACAGAGCGGGGGGACAGCGTTGGAGCATTGTGCCCACAATGGCTAGGCATTCGCTACTCAGCAGCTGCTCCTGGTTTGTCTCGTGCTCGTGGGTGAGGTAGCGCAGCAGGCAGAGAAAGCTGGCCAACGGATGCTGCAGCATCTTCCACTCGGTGTACGAGTTCGAGGAGAGCATCTCCCAGTCGGTGAACTCCTCGGCCGATGGCGTTGGGGCGCACGACAAGGATTCCTCGCTCACGCTGCCAATCGAGATGTCTGCCGCCTGATCCGAACTCACCAACCTATGCAGGATGGGTAGTATTGCACTGATGCCTCCGATACTGTTGATTGTCTCCTGGATCTTTACGATCTTGCAGTGCTGAGCACTAATCCTTCCCGGATATTTTCCGCCCGGTATCAGATCCTGGCAGGTACCATGCCACACTGCTCCCGGGGCATAGCAGAAAACGAAGCGAGAGTTGAGCTCGAGGAGATCATTGTCCTGCGAGAAGATCGAACTGAAATTGGAGCCCGCATCGAAGATGGTCTTCAGGCTGGTGGTGGGATCGGCCAGCAATACTCCGCCCAGATGTCCATGCAGGCAAGTCTGCTCCCCAAACACTGTGTCCTGCATGCCGATGGGAAAGTTCTTCACATTGGGATCAAAAGCCGTCTGTGTGCGCATAGGCAGGGTGAAGTAGTTGGATACCTAAAGGTATAATCCCAGTAAGACAcggaaaattacaaataaatagtGTTACACTTACATTTGCGGATAGGGTTCTTTCCAATAAACTGGGTAGCATTCCCTTGTAGATGGATCCGCTCTCCTGCGATGAGGACCTGGGCATAATCCCTGTCTTGGCCACTTCGCCTGGTTGTGGTGGTGCCACCACAGCTCCAATAGAGCAGTGTGTGAAGGGTTCGTTTATCGCCTGAACCTTCAATGTGGCACTGAGTTTCTGTACAAAATCCACATAGATGTTGATTTGACTATAGGAAAAGGGTCGCTTTGGTGGAGTTATGGCTACCGTCAGGTAATGCCATTGACCATCCATCAGCGTCTTTGTGGCTGTGGAGGATGTAAGGTACTCCCGCCTGGTCAAAGCAGCCACCACAACATTTCCATTGGGCTGGACAAAAACCTCAAATCCACTGCCACTGGCTGTCTGCAGTGCAAGCAGCATGCGTCGACTACTGGTCTGATCCTTCAGCTGATTGAAGCGCACCAGAATGTGGAAGATGAAGCCATACGAACCGGAGATGGTCCAGTTTCGAATGTCCGGCACAAGAATCCCATCGGTGGGCTGTTCAATTGAGAAGTACTGGGCGCAGGAGTTGCTGCCTCTCAAACTTTGCAGGGCAATCACCACCAGAGTCTGAAATgatcaattatttaaataaaacgaataataatatttaatagtgAGTTGTacctgctgcagctgcttgTTCTGCGGGAATCTTGTGCCCTGACGCAACAGCATAAAGATGCACTTTAGCTCTGCGGGCACAATACTGAGCTTGCTTAGTTCCTCTATCAGTTTGATGAGATTCTGGACGCAGTTTTCGGCCAGAGATTCAGCTTTCAAAAGGCAACCACACACAGCCTTGATAATATGACTACCGCAAGCTACAGATTTTCTGTTGaatgataataaaatgtattactCATCTATAGTTTTTACAATATTCACTTCACCCACGTTCCATAGTTGTCGGTGCAGCCCTTGAGCACAAGGTTTGTCACATGTAGCTGTTCCTGCTCCTGCAGCGTTGGCACCCAGTTAAGCAACTGCAGCATCACCTcgggcagcagcaacaagtgTCCACTTTCATCGTAGCCCAGCATGAAGCAAGTGTCCAAAAGAGCCACTGTTGGGTTTCCGAACTCCTGCAAGCTGGCAAAGAGCCTCTGGATGCGTTCAGCCTGACGCAACTGTGCAGCGGATTGCGCGGAGTGGCGCGTCAAAGTAGCCAAAGCCTCCATGGTGCTGCACAGGGAACTCGAATGGGAAATGTGCCAGggctaaatataaaatgttattaaatattattaaataaatgctaaACTATCAAACTTCCTACTCTTATTAGTTTTGGCAGACTGGTTAGCAGTTCCAGTAGATTGGAATCAGCGATTGCCTCACTAACACCGGCATCGCCAGCCACAAAGAATTTCACAGCCGCCACCGAGGAGGAGAGGGCGGCCATGTCGATGGCCACATCCTGGTCAGCATCGCTGGCTATATCGAAGTTGGCATCGCCGCTGTCAAAGTGCTTGGTGGCCAGCAGCTCTTGCAGAGCATCACAATAAAGTTGAACTAATGTAACTAGGTCTATTTGGCGCTGTTTTACAAGAGAGAGTTACGATTAGTAAGATGTAAAATTGATATAGTTAGTGACTTACTTCTTCCGGACTAGATTTTTGCAGCACTATGACCATCAGGGCATAGCACTGAAGGGCCACGCGGCGAAGCTTGCTGGCACTTTCCCACTGCCTCAGAATACTCATGGTGATGGATACCGTGGCGGGGCAAATGGCCTTCATGCCATTGCGCTGGGCGAACCAAAATCATCATTATGCGGATGGAATTCAACAGGGTCGTGGGACAGACAAGCAGTGGCATGCATGGACAACGGTTAGGGGGACAACAATGATCGGGACAACGGATGGTTCCACCACTCACCAAGTTATCACAGTCTAGCAGCCCATCACCCGAGCAGGGGGCAAGTGAAGAAGTGGTTAGAGCGTTAGTATTTCTATTTGTCAGGGTCGAGGAGGTCGAGTTTACAGACTTCTGTACTTTCAGCTGCAGCTGGAGGGGATCCAGCCACATCAACGATACacgaaatgaaacgaaacAAAAGTGGACAAGGAAACGGAATGATAGAGCTCTAATGAACATTAATAGCGAAAGCAGTGAGCATAAAGATAAGCTGTCAGGAAGTGAGGTTAATAGTTAAACGGTTTTCAAAGAAGTATGTATAGAAAGGACTACACAGGAGGGGACTGGAGACGCTTTCTGGCGCTACCTGCGAGCCGCAAATCACAGCGCCCAGTATATTCAGCAGACTCTCGCCCATTTCCGCATATCGGATGAGCTTCTCCTCCTGAAAGCAATCTGAAAGCAAGCCAACGCAATATGTTAGTGAGTCAAACAATTAAGGGGCAGTGATGGGAGGAGGCAATTAGGTGGGGCTCATATATAGATAAGCTACATTGCCTCTTGTATTCCACCTTACCATAAATAAATGGAACAATTTCCACATGAACCGAGTGCGGCTTGTAGGAGAGACTACTGTAGTCTGCCGTTTGGCCCCGCACAAAACTGCGCCATGTCAGATACGGATCGTACATGACCTCCAGGAAAGCCGAGAAGCTGCTGAACAGGTGGCTTATAGCGGGCACGGCCTGAGGCAGCTCCATTTGCTACAATAAAGTGATTGGTTATcggatttaataatttaattaagtaatCTACTTACTTGCTTGAACACTCTTGAGAGTATGGCTATCAGATTGGGCTTGTACTCGTATTTAATGACCGCCAGGATGTTGTCAAAGTGCCGGCACACAATCACCAGGCAGTCCACCAGAATGGCCACCTGTTCGATGGCCTCCTCCTGCAGTTTTCCTTCCGTTTCGCAGGCATCTCTGGCCACAATGATGAACTTGCCGATGGCGGGCAGCAGCTCATCCGGCAGGCGACCCAAATGGGGACCACTATCCGGCAGAACCTCGTTCCACATGGGGCAGCTCTCCGCCTGGAAGTCCAGCTGCAGTTGGCTCCTCCAAATGGCCACAAAGCGGGCCACAAACTGCCGGAAATGGGTCTCATCGTTCTGCAGGGAtgagagcgaaagagagggaaGGACTTAGCTTGAGCCTGTCTGGGATTATATAATCATTACACTGTTTACAATCGGTGAAAAACTGATAAACgattgccttttgttttgcgGTGACTAATGCTTTAAACATTTTGCGGCCGCCCCCGCAATCGGAGCACCTCCCCCGCTCTCCCACCGCCCATAATTCCGCTTCTTATCACTCGATTTACTCCAAAATGGGCCTCACCTTTGTCGTGTACTGCACCCAAAGGTTGTAAATATCCTTTTTATTGTCCATCTAAGCGATTTTTTTACGATTTCCTCAGCTAAACGGCATTTGTTAACTGATAGCTAAGTTTTTTCCAcggcaaaatatttgtttacaaaaaaaaaatgttgccgTCGGTGTGCCTCAACCTAGGTTTTAATCTATTGCAGCGTATTTTTCCGTATTCCTTAACggaatcggacgtctatatagTTGAATTTGCAGCGTTAATATAGTAGGCCAGccgtaatttgtttttaaacacatttacAAGTATTCgttttagcaatttttt
Proteins encoded in this window:
- the LOC128259448 gene encoding neurobeachin-like protein 1 isoform X4, producing MDNKKDIYNLWVQYTTKNDETHFRQFVARFVAIWRSQLQLDFQAESCPMWNEVLPDSGPHLGRLPDELLPAIGKFIIVARDACETEGKLQEEAIEQVAILVDCLVIVCRHFDNILAVIKYEYKPNLIAILSRVFKQQMELPQAVPAISHLFSSFSAFLEVMYDPYLTWRSFVRGQTADYSSLSYKPHSVHVEIVPFIYDCFQEEKLIRYAEMGESLLNILGAVICGSQLQLKVQKSVNSTSSTLTNRNTNALTTSSLAPCSGDGLLDCDNLRNGMKAICPATVSITMSILRQWESASKLRRVALQCYALMVIVLQKSSPEERQIDLVTLVQLYCDALQELLATKHFDSGDANFDIASDADQDVAIDMAALSSSVAAVKFFVAGDAGVSEAIADSNLLELLTSLPKLIRPWHISHSSSLCSTMEALATLTRHSAQSAAQLRQAERIQRLFASLQEFGNPTVALLDTCFMLGYDESGHLLLLPEVMLQLLNWVPTLQEQEQLHVTNLVLKGCTDNYGTKSVACGSHIIKAVCGCLLKAESLAENCVQNLIKLIEELSKLSIVPAELKCIFMLLRQGTRFPQNKQLQQTLVVIALQSLRGSNSCAQYFSIEQPTDGILVPDIRNWTISGSYGFIFHILVRFNQLKDQTSSRRMLLALQTASGSGFEVFVQPNGNVVVAALTRREYLTSSTATKTLMDGQWHYLTVAITPPKRPFSYSQINIYVDFVQKLSATLKVQAINEPFTHCSIGAVVAPPQPGEVAKTGIMPRSSSQESGSIYKGMLPSLLERTLSANVSNYFTLPMRTQTAFDPNVKNFPIGMQDTVFGEQTCLHGHLGGVLLADPTTSLKTIFDAGSNFSSIFSQDNDLLELNSRFVFCYAPGAVWHGTCQDLIPGGKYPGRISAQHCKIVKIQETINSIGGISAILPILHRLVSSDQAADISIGSVSEESLSCAPTPSAEEFTDWEMLSSNSYTEWKMLQHPLASFLCLLRYLTHEHETNQEQLLSSECLAIVGTMLQRCPPALFDVNALMATHLLMESLQGHKAEAGGQLLDALYALYAHIVFDFAIWSRLQFQITLGHAQYLSAMIKNDRKFFRKRYGVQFVLDVVRQYYSTPDSISDDDAKTIRATLFGIIRFYLQKEVNIKEVNSMVAFLASVRQDVVLVEFLEMMTFYVRGKNCKDQMVLLLHEPQSANLIYNFFVDKSYNNEIQEAAIRFISGLLATSRVHQKYKQVLRLYDQATEQSMFPGFFSFITPMSLSSTILFHLVDEMLGLQPDYAGLIFLVYHVSSSDLPVKLEIAKRLLQTTFVKQQSTVAMAKQTGWQESIARLLIRKPITSSPPDEEKRRSFGINLDVLLEDNSSFLAQADLITFSEQEIGLAQLQQQQQEELSDSGLILNEIQASVSEAATVIESEIKELAESVSGAVVENASSLFSVIRQTTHDLQDTFESLTLGSSTDTADGAQTPSIQREESLSSDSSTQSPHGPPKKSDSLESTSAFDFVAYGDVDTEEQLVYLVSNTLFNIFWRGIPNDHPQCWQERGQVLGCINLLALNNELITSHLSLRLRILEMAVQASLFDLSEHGSQTLVNQENASHILRMVYELVVLGSNEDESKKCSTKLLDGVLALLDALMIFQQGSSDDWSDMIRLCLGLLLKCSHHPNPGIVAMATAKLHAILQSRSTEDPAELSYLLYSINRALDNAIEVGNPEEYSFLMPVMKALLEKCRFAFNLDSTLPDLPSTSSGPVFFNDFQMYSTSKKWRNFIERMVKPLYDRYQRDIELHLWEPINRFWAECYEACKAASKQRASNQAENRRLFQQKIYMPWKVRQVEEMQRLQAAALHHKTTDCHIRKRWKTAKRFLYGPRGPWYTGELDEEFWKLSPHENVARMRLKLEPQLYPNKHENAANLRDNATSAYDTKEISEFDSTIKNAVVRDFLADDESSQLEEELRQLIDTQAQQDVALEKLVMSQDCELITLMTKVKGRIEVNQSVFTFVDLSPPTDDGAKHDFRFSTNKIREVHLRKYNLRRSALEIFLVDQTSYFLNFTTKTRNNVFTKIVGLPLPNILYGSGRSPAELLRASGLTQRWINREISNFEYLMYLNTIAGRSYNDLSQYPVFPWILADYTSDVLDLTDPKSFRDLSKPIGYKPQKRGRSARQIRFV